AGATCATGCGCGAGGTCTCAGCCACCACGCTGCCGCTTGCCCTGCGCGGTGCCAAAAAAGAGATCCGCGAGCATTTTCTGGCAGCTTTGCCTTCGCGCTCACGGGGCATGTTGCAGGATGAAATGTCATCCATGGGCCCGATCAAACTGCGCGATGTGAAAGAGGCGCAAGGACAGTTGGTTGAGGGTGCGCTGCGTCTGCTGGCGGATGGAACCATCACCTTGGCCGATACCACCGAGGAAATGATGGAAGACATGGCTGAGTAGCAGGTTAGTGCGGCTAAATGTCAGCGATAGAGCTGCGAGGCGCTGAAGTTCACCATATCGATATCGAGAGTCATCGCCACAAACTGCCCGCTGTTGCGCGAGTTTTGCAGAATGTTCAGCGCCGCACTGTTTGACACAAAGCGCTGCGGGTTGATGACGTCAGAAATCGCCATATAGCGCGAGATCAACCGGTCACGTTCCGCAGGGTCTGCAAGGTCCTCCAGATCGAATTTTTCCGCAAACATGGCCGCCTGCCGGTCGAGGTCCAGCGCTGACATCTGTTCCGGCAACCCCAGCGCCACCTGAAAGAAACTCGTCAGTTTCTCATCACCCAAAACCTCAAACCAGCTTGCGATCTCACCGCCCGTCTCGCGAAACTCCAGCACGGTCCCGACGGTCTCGTTCTGCTCATCATTCGAATTGATAAACTGGCGATTGTAAAAGCGGTCTGAAATACCATCGAGAAACGCCGAATTTGAAAAATCGGGCAACTGCGGCCCCGCCTCTGTGGTAAAGCCCAAGGCCAGATGCATCTCCCTAAACCGCGGGTCAGTCAGCCGGTTCAACAAAGAGTCGGGCGCAACAGGGTCACTTTCCAGAACCTTGCGGATCATCGCCTTGCCGAAAATCTGATCTTCCAGATCAAAGGCCTTCATCACAAAACTATAGACTTCAAAATCTGCCACCAGCTCTTGTGGTGTGGTGATTGACCCAATCCGCTCGCGAAATGCGGCTTCGCTGCGCTTGTTTGCGGCCTCATTCCGCATGGTTTCCAACTGCTGATCCCGTGTGGCATCGATCAAACGAAGCGCCGCCTGACTTCCAAGTCCAGAAATGCCAATCATCGGGTTCCTATTCCGCCGCTGTTGCGGCTGCTTTCTCATGGATCATCTCAAACAGTCGATCTTCATATTCCATCAGCGGACGCAAGGCACGCATCCCTTTGTAGAAATCGGCCTGTGACACATGGTTTGCCGCTTCAAAGATGTGTTCGCCGACCTCATCATGAAAAACCGGGACAAGCTGCGCCAGCTTCTTCTGGATAATCGGGACAAGTTTCTTGCGTTTGGAAGCATCCAAAAGCGCCGCCTGAATAAAGAAATACACTTCTTTGACCGGCGTGCGCGCCTGCTTTTCGTCCAGCAGATCCGCCTCGCGCACGATATCAGCGTGGTTCTCGATCACCAGCAATTGCCGCCGGTCAGAGTTGCGAACCACACAGCCGTTGATCAAGATGCGTTCATTCGGTTTCAACGTCAGTCGCAGTGCCATCTCGCCTACTCCGCCGCTGTTTCGAATTGCCGACCGCTCAGACCATCGATGATGGTCCGGTTGATGTCGATCAGAGGTTTCACAGGTTTGCCACCGGCCAATACGCCCTGCGTGTGGCTCTCTACCCAAAGTGCGAGGGATATGATGCTCGCCTTCAGCTCAGGTGTCAGACCGTTTTCTGTTTCAGTAAGGTCCATTTTGAAGGTCGACCAAACCATCTGGTTCTTCAACAACGTATGGCGAAGGCCATCAGCCAAAAGCTGCAACCGCTCCAACCGTCGTTCCGCATTGTCGAATTCAAGGAACTGTGTTTCCAGTTCTGATGTCACCTGCGCAAGGATGCGACGCTCAATCTGGCGTGGCGCTTCCGTGTGCGAGATGGTCCGCTTGTACGCGGTTACACTCATTCTCGTCACCTATCGTTATTTTTCTGCCTCAAACCAAATCTTAACCAATCGCGGTTAAGGGAAATTTAACGTTCTGTAATTTTTAAGAAAAAGCCGGATTTCCTTTGCTGTCCTACCTTATCGTGGCGGATTCATCACACCGCAGGAAAAACATTTGGAATCCGGCGCTTGCAAACAAAACGCCCACCTGGAGGGGAGTCCAGATGGGCGTTGAGCGGCAGTGCTGCTGCGCGTGTTATTGAACCAGGTTCATCAATTCTGGTTGGTTGCTCGACGGGGTGTTTTGCTGTGAAACCTCCGCGTTCCGTCGGGAGATCATCGCCGGGTTATCAGTCTGGTTAAGCTGCGAAAGGTCAACCAGAACCTGCCCCAATGCCTGCCCGAGGTCCTGACTGGACATTGTATGCACGCCCCCAATTTCTGACGGCTCGATCAGGACGATGGTGCGGTCACAAATCTCGATCCCGAATTCCTCGAACAAAACATCCGCCAGACTGGCACTGGGCAGAACCTCGTCACCGGCATAGCTGACAACAGGACGGGCACCTGTGCGCGTTTCCTTCGTTGTGAAACAGATCATCGGCGAGGCAAGAAGAGAGGCCAGGATGCTACCAAGCGGCGGGAGGTTCGTCGGGTCGCGTAATTCCAAAGTATTACTCCAGATATGCTCGACAATGTTCATTTGGCAGTCCCCTGAATTCTTGCTGTTCGTTAAGATTATTCCCGTTTAAGGGGAGATTGAATGCCAAATTTGTTAATAATTCACCCTGCTTCAACCCCGCGGTTTTTACCTTAACCCTAGGCGTCTAAATCATAAAATTTCAACCTAAAGGAGACTAGTTGCAAATTTCCATTAACTTACAGCCCTCTAAATGTAGTGGCCGATCTTGGAGCCCCGCCTAATTGTAGTGGTGACCTCTACCGACCATGCAAGGTCGCATTCGACAACATTTACAATTCTACAGTTGCGGAATCGTTCAACACGCCAACCGGGGGTAGGTCACCCAAAACAGGCCAAGGCGACCGCCACGCAAATTGATTGAAACAGATGAAATTTAGGCGGGATCGAAGATGTTAGCGCTATTGGTCACCAGCCGGTAACCCAGTGAACGGATCGTCGAAACCGATACCTTGTCACCAAAACTATCCGACAGCTTCTTGCGCAATTTCGCGACATGAACATCAAACTTACGATCACCATACCGCCATGGCCGCGCATCCACAGCCAGACTTAACGCATCCCGGCTGACGGTTTCACCGTCATGCGCATACAAGACATGCATCACCTGAGCTTCGGAGATTGTCAGTCCGGCACGGTCCGCAATATAGGCCTGTGCATCCCAACTTCCGTCATCCGCCTGCAACAGCTCGGTGTTGAGGGGGAAATCAAGGCGCACAAACAAACGGACGGCCAGTTCACGAAGGCTGCACGGCCAGGCAACAACATCATTTGCACCGGCAAAAAACGCTTGAACGCAAAATTCATCCCGATCGGAACCAAGAACAATAATGACCGGAGAAGATGCCGCGCCCCTCGCGAGGCGTATAAGCTCAAGGGCGTCATCTTCCATCCCCGGCAGATGCACGATAACCGCATCGATATCGACATTCTTCGACAGTATCTCTTCTGCAGCCGCCCCATCCTCTACCGCCTCAAAGTCATGCTTCAACACAACTGACGCAAGGTAACTCAGCGGGTTTTTCAATCCACTTTCGCTGCTCACCAAAAGAGAGGTCGGCTTTCTATGAGACACTGGGGCACCCGTTAACTGGCGATAAGAAGTACAGCAACAAGGCAACTCGAGAATCGGAACACTCCTACATACAGCTACAAAGTAACATCAAACTCAATTCTTTTTGATTAGTTTTTTCAATAACATCACTATCCTTCTCTATCGCGCTCACTTGATTATCGTTAGGGGTCGACAAGAATGCCCGTTAAAGGATAACAAGAGTGTTGCCGAATATTTAGACAGAACAGATTATCATTTTTGACCCACCAGCAAATTCAAACAAAGGATATCCCGACCAAGTGAACGCTACACGGCTTGTCCTTGGGAAATTTTCAAAAAGAAACCGTCCGTTAACTTTCGTGACTACATAATGAATGTCACGGTCGCAGAAGCACCTGATCGGACCTGGAATCTAGGTAGACT
This DNA window, taken from Sulfitobacter pacificus, encodes the following:
- a CDS encoding DUF1217 domain-containing protein; the encoded protein is MIGISGLGSQAALRLIDATRDQQLETMRNEAANKRSEAAFRERIGSITTPQELVADFEVYSFVMKAFDLEDQIFGKAMIRKVLESDPVAPDSLLNRLTDPRFREMHLALGFTTEAGPQLPDFSNSAFLDGISDRFYNRQFINSNDEQNETVGTVLEFRETGGEIASWFEVLGDEKLTSFFQVALGLPEQMSALDLDRQAAMFAEKFDLEDLADPAERDRLISRYMAISDVINPQRFVSNSAALNILQNSRNSGQFVAMTLDIDMVNFSASQLYR
- a CDS encoding flagellar biosynthesis repressor FlbT — its product is MALRLTLKPNERILINGCVVRNSDRRQLLVIENHADIVREADLLDEKQARTPVKEVYFFIQAALLDASKRKKLVPIIQKKLAQLVPVFHDEVGEHIFEAANHVSQADFYKGMRALRPLMEYEDRLFEMIHEKAAATAAE
- a CDS encoding flagellar biosynthesis regulator FlaF, which codes for MSVTAYKRTISHTEAPRQIERRILAQVTSELETQFLEFDNAERRLERLQLLADGLRHTLLKNQMVWSTFKMDLTETENGLTPELKASIISLALWVESHTQGVLAGGKPVKPLIDINRTIIDGLSGRQFETAAE
- a CDS encoding response regulator transcription factor codes for the protein MSHRKPTSLLVSSESGLKNPLSYLASVVLKHDFEAVEDGAAAEEILSKNVDIDAVIVHLPGMEDDALELIRLARGAASSPVIIVLGSDRDEFCVQAFFAGANDVVAWPCSLRELAVRLFVRLDFPLNTELLQADDGSWDAQAYIADRAGLTISEAQVMHVLYAHDGETVSRDALSLAVDARPWRYGDRKFDVHVAKLRKKLSDSFGDKVSVSTIRSLGYRLVTNSANIFDPA